ttatattaactcCCATTTTCCAATATTTTCTTtcatcatttttgatttttttatcattataatcATGCGCTTAATATTTaccacatattttaattttaatttttttgatttttttttggattttgactttttttactgtttatatttttcgtcagttttaatatcaacatgaaatcaacacaaaaatcaacatatataataaactaactaatttaaatttttctatcttttttacactaatttttatttttttaatttaatttaatttcaatttttttattttatttcacatataatgtgttcTTTTTTCGTTAATGttaatatcaactaaatatcaatataatatcaacacaatatcaaataagaaagatcaacattgtaacattacaataatttaacatcattattgttttcttcaccgatgctaaaatcaacaaaatatcaacaatatcaacactgtaacattacaataattcaacatcattatatGTCTTTTTCCCTTATGCTACTATATCATTATCTtgtcttaatttaatttaatttattttttttaatttatttcatagacaatattatcttatttgtcaattttaaaataaaagacaatcagttgatatcaacataatatcaatataaagtcaacataaaatcaacaacactgtaacattgcaataattcagcaatcaatcatcatcaacaaatcgttatACAGaataaaaaaagggttaatttcatatatattcagcacctttacatgttttttcattttaatcacgtcctttaaaaagtgtcaaataaaatcaccacctttcatttttttacaaatctatcatcgatgagtaaaattcaatatctttttcctcccaaataaatattttaatttgactaATGTCCTATTAACACATAAAATACATTCCTCTTACTCTTTTttgttgattccggttgtcaattcaacaaaaatacaccgaattttcatATTCGTGATAggtttgcaaaaaaataaaaggtagtgattttatttgacactttttaaaggatgtgattaaaataaaaaaacatataaatgtggtgattttatatggaattaatcctaaaaaaacgcagaaacccaaaaaaatgcagaaataacagaattttattccataaaatcacaaaattattctacataacatgaaatgagtattagattctttaaagataatttttatacatgtttaatggtgaaaaaaaaacagtaaaaaaaaacaaattatagatctgaaaaaagaagaagaagaacaatgaaTTTTTGAGCCGACatcaaaacgataaaagaaagatgacggCGAGACGAAGGCGGAATGACGGAGGCGGGACGGCAGAGGCGGAATGCGGAAACGGAACGATACGAAGAACAAATATGAGATTTGTATGAAAGGTGAGTTGAGtgagaaaagagagagaaatctcaggagagagaaaataatagtaattatgAAGGTTTATGTTATTAGGGTTTCATTTATATGcatggtataaaagtaataaattctTCTTTATATGTTAGTTTTGAAATGTCAAATATGTGttagtataaaataaattaaatttgaatgttggttatttgaataaaaaattctaaaaaattagaCAAAAATGATTGTCACTTTGACATATCAtcatcaataatattttttttttgcatttataaaaatatgatcatctctctaaaattaaaatgacaatgtCTATAAATAACAACTTTTGTATGTGAGATTAAAGTTTCAATGTCTTACTAAttgaaaagttaaattttagctaaaataaaatagttgtGTCTTTATATAAAGATctatagttattttttatataaaataaataaatcttaaTAAACGTGGAATAAATATATTCAGCTTTTAATggtgatattataattttgccATCGTTTTAATGAGTTGTTGTAATATGATTGATTTAATCTACAGATGGCGTTTTCTCCATAAATTAGCTGTAAATACATGCTGATGTTGCAAAACAATAATTGGTAATTGGATCCacataaagaaaaatatttctcCAGAAGAAGAGCCAAAACCCTAATGACACGTTTCATGTCTGTCTCTCTCTGAGTCAGACATTAGTTTTGCAATAATGCAAATTTAGCCAGTGTTTTGTTTTCCATAATGCAATCTGTTGCAGTGGAAACTGCCAGTCTTGCTCACAAGTCTTTGCTTTTGCTTCTACTTGTTATGGTATATTGCCATGTTAGTTTCTAATCTCTGttttatattgtatttttttttgcaattttaggaCTTGTTTGAGAATATagtgattttattttgattttaaggAAGTTTTTAGTTCTTAATTTTCTTGAAATTcattctaaattaattttaatgttgCTATATTAGTAAGAAGATTCTTGATTTTTTGCCTAATGTTTGTGGACTAGCAACAGAGCACTTTTATTCTTAATTATGGATCATGGATCAAATTACATTCTGTGCgagttcagtttgatttgattttgttataattactcaataaattaaaatttaaaacaatatccTCACACAGTAATATAGGCTTATGAATATCTTCTTAGTTACTAACTATTCCTAAAATTCCTACTAGCCTGCCAAAATGTCTTATTTGATATCAATAGGTATGTACGATTTATACGGTGATATTACAATGTTACCATCATTTTAATCATGTGTTATAATGGGATTGATTAAGTACACGGATGACTTGGTGGAGTGAGTCTGCATAAGATTTGCATAAGATTTTCTCTCAGTAAAGCTTCTTTCTTTTGATTAGTTTCCTCTTATATCTTGATGTATTAATGATTCGTAAATATTGGTCCATGGTTCTCATTTATTCTATGTAGTACGGAAACAAAAACATTGAAATAGAAAATCACGATATGAAAAATgatgaaaatgataatttttttaagaaagtaTAACTATAGAGATTCAAAGTTTCATTAGGTTCTTTTGAAATAGAAACAGAATGCCGAAATATAAGACTAAAGAAGTTCCTGTATAATATAGTAGCACTTATCTCTTAAATGTGGGTTATCTTTTTTGTTTTGTCACCATAATTCTTTTAATCAATTGAGGTGGAGTTATGGTGTAATGGTAAGGTGGCTCTTTTTGTCAAACACAAAAGCTTCTTCCAATTGCAGGAGAAAGGCTGCAGAATTATGATATTTCTAAGAGCTTGTAGTGTGGGAAACCCGAGTTTTAGGTTCTACTGGGAAAGTAAAGCTATCAAAAAGAGCCTTTATTCTTATGTTTGAGGTCTTTGGAGAATCAAAGTTGATTTTTGCAGCCATTCTCCTTTATACTTATTcttgtattttcatttctaATAGGGATCTCAGCCAAATGAAATGCATATGGTACCACAATTTTCAGCTACTGATACTAGGTAGAAACtgatttgcttttttttttttatgatctgTAATTGGCTTTAAATGATCATTACTACGGGCTGGAAAGTGATCAGGTTGTGGAAATGCTTTGCAGATTTCCTTTGGCTGAACTAAAAAGAATGGAAAAACCTGCAATGGAAAAACCGAAATTCTCTCAAATTTCAAGTCCATTTCCCTACTAAAATCATCAATCCAAATAATAGATGCTTGTATGATATTTTTGAGTTCCAAGTAAGTTTCATAGTTGACTTTGTCCTACACATCCAGTCATCTAGAAGTTCAAATTCACCTTAAAGATTCCGATCAGTACTTTAAAATGTCCGGTTTAGAGGCGGCAGCAGCAATTTCCCCATTCTGGGAAGCCATCAAAAGCGGCATATGTTTTTGCTGCGCCCGGGCAGAATACTTTGATGATCTCGAATCCAGTCTCGAGTCCTTAAAAAGAGAAATTATCAGATTGAAGGAAATGAAAGAGCACGTAGAGGGTAGAGTTAGGCAGGAAAAGAAACCGCAGATGCAGCAACTGTACAATGTAACAGATTGGCTTCGAAGAGTCGACGCGTCGTTAGAAAATGCGGATGACATTTTCAGCCATGGTGAAGAAGAAATTGGCAGGAAAGCCATCAGATTCTTCTTTCCCAAGCACTGCTGCTCCTATAATAGAGCTGGCAAGAAAGTCAACGGAAAGCTCAAAGAAGTCACTGATCTCATAAGAGACGGTGGTTTTGGCGCGGTTGTAGAGAAAAGAGGCGTTGATTTAGTTAACGAGATGCCTGTGCCGGAAACTGTGGGTCTGGAGTTGAAGGTTGAAGAGATATGGAGACTGGTTGAAGATCGCAGTGTGGGAATTATAGGGCTGTATGGCATGGGCGGTGTGGGGAAAACCACATTGCTAAAGAAGATGTACAATAAGATTTGGAGAACCAGTGAGTATGTTTTGATTTGGGTTGATAGATCAGACGAAGATCCTGTCAAAGCAGTTCATGAAGCCATCAGGAAGAAATTTGAAATCTCTGAAGAGTTGTGGAGAAACAAGAATGAATCAGACTCTGTCGCGATATGGAAAAACTTGAGATCGGAGAAATTCGTGCTGTTGCTAGATGATGTTGGCCATCGATGGCATTACCACCGATTGGAAGAAGCTGGAATTCCTCTGAATGGTAATGATAATGGGTCCAAAGTCATCTTCACCACTCGATCAAAGGAGGTGTGCGACAGGATGAGGGCAAAAAGTGTCGAAGTGAAGTGTTTGCCCCTAGAAACTGCGCAAGAATTGTTTCAATTGTGCGTGGGACGACCAATTCTGGATTCTCACTCGGAAATCCCAAAGCTTGCGTTGGATGCTGCTATAGCCTGTAACGGCTTGCCGCTTCTGCTTGTCACTATTGGACGAGCCATGGCGAGTAAGACAAGATTTCGAGACTGGAAGATGCAAGTCGAGAAGTTGAAGGAACAACTGACAAAAGTTGCTGATGTAGAAGCTCAAGTGTTTTCTGTTCTCAAGGTAAGCTATGATACATTGAGCTCAGATACTCATAAGAAATGCTTTCtgtatttttgtttgtttccaGAAGGCCGGAATGTTAAGAAACAGGAAATAATTGAACTCTGGATTGCGGAAGGGATTTTAGACTACGTTATTGATCCTTGGGAAGAAGGGGAAGAAATAATCTCAAGCTTAAAACTCGCAAGTTTGCTTGAAAATGGCAAGTCAGAAGAATTTGTTAAGATGCACGCTGTGATTCACGCAATGGCGTTATGGCTAGCTTGTGAAGAGGGGAAGGCAGAGGACAAAGTATTGACACAGGAGAAGGCATTGGAGTCATCATCAAAATGGGTAAACGCAGAGAGGATATCGTTGTGGGATTCCACCATCAAATCTCTCCCTCATATACCTTGTTGCACTCATCTTACAACATTGCTTCTCAGAGCCACAAGCCTGACGGATTTACCAAGCGGATTCTTTCAATCTATGCCAGCTTTAACTGTGTTGGACCTGTCGAATAATAATGGCTTAACTGATCTACCTGCGGGCATTGCAGGTCTTGGCAGCTTGCTTTATCTCAATTTGTCCGGAACAGGTATTAAAAATCTTCCTTCTGAACTTCAGGACCTGAAAAACTTGAGGACTTTGATTACAGGCTACCTTGTGAAGATTGAACGCGGATTCATATCTAGTTTGTGTGGATTAATTGTGTTTAGAATGTTAGCTGAGGCAAGTATTTATTCTCCACAATATGATGAAGAAAGATTTCTTGAGGAATTGGAATGCTCGGAACACATAAAAGAGCTAGGTATCATCTTGTCTTCGACCAACGCTGTCCTGAAACTGCTGAACAGCAACAAACTGCGAAGATGCATCAGACAACTGAAGTTTGTGAAGCTCACAGATCAGGTCTCAGTACCCTTGCCTAAATTATGTCTAAAAAGCATGGAGCATCTAGAAAGACTTGAGTTATGGAACTCTCCATCGCTGATGGAGGTTGAAGTTAACAATGAAAGCCACCAAGAGCCACAGGTGTTTCCTGGTTACCGCAAATCGTTAGTACAGGAATGCTTTCAAAATCTTAGTTTTATAAGCATTTACAACTGTCAGATTACGAATGTTGCGTGGCTCATCCACGCTCCAAATGTTCGAACTTTGACATTATGCGAATGTTACGAAATGGTTGAATTAGTGGATGAAAATTGGGGAAAGTCTATATTCGACAATCTCACAGATTTATCCTTGACAAACCTGCCAAAGCTGGAATACATCTGCCGACAGACTCTGCAATTTCCTTGTCTTATAAGCTTATCTGTATACACCTGCCCAAAACTAAAGAATCTACCTTTCAATTCCCGTAGTGCaaagaatttaaaagaaataagggGACGGAGAGACTGGTGGGATGGCTTGCAATGGACGAGTGATACTGTTAAGGACATTTTCTTTCTGAAATTGCAGCAATCAAAAGTAAGTTTAAGTTACAGTTTCTTGAATATTTTTGTGATGTCAGAAAGTCGTATTCATTTTCTCGCAAACGAATTTATATTATGATAAGCTCATGAACCTCCATTGGTTTATTGCAGCAAAAAGTTGTGATAAAGGTGCAAATGACTTGCGAGAAGTGCCGTTCCAAAGCATTGAAGGTTGCAGCTGCTTGCTCAGGTAAAAAGAAGTTTAGAGCATGGTCACATTGTTTTAAAAGCTCGTTAATTGATTCAATTTTGGTGGAATCATATCTACAGGAGTGGAGTATGTGGCAATAAGAGGACCAGAAAAAAATCAGATCGAGGTGATAGGAAAAGAGTTAGATGCGGTGAAACTTGCAGTTTCACTAAGAAAGAAATTGGGGCATGCGGAGTTAATCAGCATTGGACCCACCAATTAAGAAAAATGAAGCTGAAGAGGGTAATTTTCACCTACAGTCCCTGAGTTTTCTTCTCTCTTTCACCAAAGTCCTTAGACTTCAATTTGTAATAAGAAAATCCCCGACGAAGCTTTTGTATGTTCGTGTGGAGGTCAAGTTTGTCGTGGCAGCTACTTAATCAGTTCTTTTAGGTTGGAACCAAAACGTTGCTGCTTCATTAATTGATATCAATTGTTTATGTAATCATTTGATTCATTTTAATACACAAGTGTTTCTAGCTAATTCGATTCTTTGATACTGCTTATATGGTATTAAAAAGTATAAACATTGTTTATTAGAAGCGTAAAAGTATATGAACAAtggatattaaaaatatattaaaaaatatacgaacaatgtatattaaaaatatacaaatcatGTATATTAAAGTATACGaacaatatatattaaaactatattaaaaatatatgaataaagtATACGAATAATGTATACTAAAAATACAAGAacaatgtataaatatataatataatattaaaataatatatataacgtgtaaattttgttatttttgatagtgtttgcaccaaaattaaaaatatggccaaaAGGCCATAGAAGCCcatattcttttaaaagataGGGAAAAGCTACCGTGAATAATTGGCTAAGATTTGACCAAagataatttcagaggttttgGCTAAGATTTGACCAAATATAATTTCAGAGGTTtattttcagaggttgattagtttgactccagaagttgatttccacaggttaatttctagaggttaattttcagaggttgatttccagaGGTCGGCTCCAGGAGTTAATTTCTAAAAGTTGACTACTCCAGAAGTTTAATTTCAGAAGTTAATTtccagaagttaattccaaAAGTTGACTCAATctatttcagaggttgattttagaTGATTggtttcagaggttgattttagaTGATTGGtttcagaggttgattctaGAAGTTGACGAGTTATTCCTAGGAGTTTCAAAAGGCCTAAGTCCATTTTCAGAAGGTTAAGCCCATGTTTTAAATGgccattaaattatgttttaaatggcccataagcccaagaaGGTTATTTTCAGAAGATTAGAAGTCAAAAAGCACGAGCAGAAGCAACAAGACACGATTGGCAGTTTTTGAAGGTGGGaaagaacgtgtgcagttgaaaGATGAAGCAGCAGTTTTCAAGTGATAAAGTCTATAAATAGGACAAGAGCAGGAAGAGAAaacccccgatcaaatccaacaaaaaccagcccaaaggcaaaaacactcaacacttagcattctcagttttcttcaatcagtaaagaactttacgattgaactttTGCAATTGctactcaaacacttgtattttcatttcattcaattagtaaacacatttacaattggattctttgttttagcattacttgattggagtacttgttataaggttaaccaaaccccaatcgctcgttttaagaagttaagttacattttggaatccgcttcctggcacgcccgcatttcacacgcttgttgttacaaacgcaaaacgccagtaacaatttttggcacgcccagtgggacACTGAGAGTCATGGCTAGAACTCGAAGTGAGAAAGGAAAATATGTTATTGTATCTCAGGATGCAGTGGATGATCCTACTTCTGTATATGTAGGACATGGAGACTATGTGGCTCACATGGTCAGAagcattgaaaaagaaaatttgcctCTAGGAGAGGCGAGTGAAGATGTGCCTCCTGGCTTTGGAGAGCAACAAATACCAACTCGGCAAAATTCTAAGCCGAGATTGGTAGGGGCTTTAGACGTGTTGTCAAAATCCATGGTAGACATGAAGCAGACTCATGCTAGCTTTAACCAAGCACAGGCCGAGTTGAACAGGAAACAACAGTTCGACATGGAACGCTTGGCGGAATTAATAGTTACAGTGAAATTATTGTCCCTGAAGGATGATGATAAATTGCCAGAGGCTGTTAACACGGCTAACCGACTCGGGGATCAAACCTCTAGAGGAGTTCAAGAGATTGGAAGCACTGTACCAATCTCAAACCCATCACCTCTTGAAGAAAGGCATGTACCACCTCATAAAAGAGATGAACTTGCTCAAGttaactcttttaaaataaataatcaaactggCCGAAATTGCAAGCCGTTTCATAACGCAGGTGCTGCTAATCATCCTTCCATGGATGATCCagaggttaatcaaaattatgtcaAACCTCTAGGCACAGGGGGCAACTATTTTTTCCAAGGGAGGAATCCACCTCTGCCGCTCCAACCTCTAGCACGACCACTTGACATGGAGGCTGTAAGAGAAGTCGTTCATCCTTACATGGTTGATCCagaggttaatcaaaattatgtccAACCTCTGGGCAGAGGGGACAATTATTTTCCCCACGGGAGGAACCAACCTCTAGCACGGCCACTTGACATGGAGGCCGTGAGAGAGGTCGTTCATCCTTACATGGATGATTCAGAGGTTAATGAAAATTATGATCAACCTCTGGGCAGAGGGGGAAATTATTTTCCCCAGGGGAGGAACCAACCTCTGCCACTCCAACCTCTAGCACGGCCACTTGACATCGAGGCCGTGAGAGAAGCCGTTCATCCTTATTTagaggttaatcaaaattatgttcAACCTCTGGGCAGAGGGGGCAATTATTTTCCCCACGGGAGGAACCAACCTCTAGCACGGCCACTTGACATGGAGGCCGTGAGAGAGGTCGTTCATCCTTACATGGATGATTCAGAGGTTAATGAAAATTATGATCAACCTCTGGGCAGAGGGGGAAATTATTTTCCCCAGGGGAGGAACCAACCTCTGCCACTCCAACCTCTAGCACGACCACTTGACATCGAGGCCGTGAGAGAAGCCGTTCATCCTTATTTagaggttaatcaaaattatgttcAACCTCTGGGCAGAGGGGGCAATTATTTTCCCCAAGGGAGGAACCAACCTCTGCCACTCCAACCTCTAGCACGGCCACTTGACATGGAGGCCGTGAGAGAAGTCGTTCATCCTTACATGGATGATCCagaggttaatcaaaattatgtccAACCTCTAGGCAGAGGGGGCAATTATTTTTCCCAGGGGAGGAACCAACCTTTGCCACTCCAACCTCTAGCACGACCACTTGACATGGAGGCCGTGAGAGAGATCGTTCATTCTTACATGGATGATTCAGAGGTTAATGAAAATTATGATCAACCTCTGGGCTTAGCAGGCAACTATTTTCCCCAGTGGAGGAATCCACCTCTGCTACTCCAACCTCTGAGGAGGCCACTTGATGGGGAAGCTGTAAGAGGAGCCAACCATGAGTTATATGGTGTAGGTCTGAGACAAATTAACTGATCACGATTTCACAAACCGTATCCAGATCTCATTGACAAGGGATCGGTAGTGAATATTAAACCATTCACCACTGCCACTAACATGGTGGAAGTTTGCTACTATGATTCCTATGTTGGCCCCATTCATTTTACtggaaaaaatagaaaaggccAACTAAAGGAAAATAAACCTCTAGAGATTCATCAAGAGG
This window of the Mercurialis annua linkage group LG5, ddMerAnnu1.2, whole genome shotgun sequence genome carries:
- the LOC126681301 gene encoding probable disease resistance protein At5g63020 gives rise to the protein MSGLEAAAAISPFWEAIKSGICFCCARAEYFDDLESSLESLKREIIRLKEMKEHVEGRVRQEKKPQMQQLYNVTDWLRRVDASLENADDIFSHGEEEIGRKAIRFFFPKHCCSYNRAGKKVNGKLKEVTDLIRDGGFGAVVEKRGVDLVNEMPVPETVGLELKVEEIWRLVEDRSVGIIGLYGMGGVGKTTLLKKMYNKIWRTSEYVLIWVDRSDEDPVKAVHEAIRKKFEISEELWRNKNESDSVAIWKNLRSEKFVLLLDDVGHRWHYHRLEEAGIPLNGNDNGSKVIFTTRSKEVCDRMRAKSVEVKCLPLETAQELFQLCVGRPILDSHSEIPKLALDAAIACNGLPLLLVTIGRAMASKTRFRDWKMQVEKLKEQLTKVADVEAQVFSVLKVSYDTLSSDTHKKCFLYFCLFPEGRNVKKQEIIELWIAEGILDYVIDPWEEGEEIISSLKLASLLENGKSEEFVKMHAVIHAMALWLACEEGKAEDKVLTQEKALESSSKWVNAERISLWDSTIKSLPHIPCCTHLTTLLLRATSLTDLPSGFFQSMPALTVLDLSNNNGLTDLPAGIAGLGSLLYLNLSGTGIKNLPSELQDLKNLRTLITGYLVKIERGFISSLCGLIVFRMLAEASIYSPQYDEERFLEELECSEHIKELGIILSSTNAVLKLLNSNKLRRCIRQLKFVKLTDQVSVPLPKLCLKSMEHLERLELWNSPSLMEVEVNNESHQEPQVFPGYRKSLVQECFQNLSFISIYNCQITNVAWLIHAPNVRTLTLCECYEMVELVDENWGKSIFDNLTDLSLTNLPKLEYICRQTLQFPCLISLSVYTCPKLKNLPFNSRSAKNLKEIRGRRDWWDGLQWTSDTVKDIFFLKLQQSKQKVVIKVQMTCEKCRSKALKVAAACSGVEYVAIRGPEKNQIEVIGKELDAVKLAVSLRKKLGHAELISIGPTN